A genomic segment from Rhizoctonia solani chromosome 11, complete sequence encodes:
- a CDS encoding cytochrome P450 family protein, with protein sequence MARENELLLVVGTVRDTRIVPRQYATGYLRTYKSLDAGKGLELFHQTEVDDVLLALLGTKGRLCAGVGKALSIDEMSKKKLLRKCENNASHYTISTFFAIPTACCADPPMVGHYPSRWTTSAFPKILPDSGKPVCDTPRSGIHGLYEAWREAKQLSLYLNYSTSTQRTLTTNLTGVVINVASSMLKLAYRYTLQGDNDTIFQDIYDTANHVQLAGMSTNFLVNKFPLLSYVPDWLAGTGWKSTAPQWGALKEQALSVPYEWTKTQISSGDIQPSILGALLQKAALTSYVKEDEKESIFKEIAHIIVSAGTDTTSTELVAFIVAMVLNPDVQVKAQEELDNVLGPRSLPNMSDRERLPDIGNLIQEVLRWEPVAPTGVPHACCRDENY encoded by the exons ATGGCCCGCGAGAACGAGTTGCTGTTGGTTGTTGGTACTGTCCGGGACACTCGCATTGTTCCTCGACAATACGCAACTGGGTATTTGAGGACATATAAGAGCTTGGATGCTGGCAAGGGGCTGGAGCTGTTCCACCAG ACCGAAGTGGACGATGTCCTGCTCGCGCTTCTTGGTACCAAGGGACGCTTGTGTGCTGGTGTTGGCAAGGCTCTTAGTATAGACGAGATGAGCAAAAAGAAGCTGCTTCGGAAGTGTGAGAACAAT GCGTCTCATTATACCATCTCAACGTTTTTCGCTATCCCTACTGCTTGTTGCGCTGATCCACCGATGGTGGGCCATTACCCAAGCCGGTGGACGACGTCCGCCTTCCCCAAGATCCTTCCCGATAGTGGAAAACCTGTTTGCGATACCCCCCGGTCTGGAATACATGGCTTATATGAAGCTTGGCGAGAAGCTAAACAGTTGAGCTTGTACCTTAATTACTCAACATCCACTCAAAGAACGCTAACCACAA ATTTGACCGGAGTGGTAAT TAATGTGGCGTCGTCCATGCTCAAACTAGCTTACAGATACACTCTGCAAGGAGATAATGATACTATCTTTCAAGATATCTATGACACCGCAAACCACGTTCAGCTGGCTGGAATGTCCACAA ACTTTCTTGTAAATAAGTTCCCTCTTTTGTCTTATGTTCCAGATTGGCTCGCTGGAACAGGTTGGAAAAGCACCGCTCCCCAGTGGGGAGCGCTAAAGGAACAGGCTCTGTCTGTACCGTACGAGTGGACTAAAACTCAGATA TCTTCCGGGGACATACAGCCTTCCATCTTGGGCGCACTTTTACAAAAAGCTGCCTTGACCTCGTATGTAAAAGAAGACGAGAAAGAGAGCATTTTTAAAGAAATTGCCCATATTATTGTCTCTG CCGGGACTGACACG ACATCGACGGAACTTGTAGCTTTTATCGTAGCAATGGTCTTAAATCCGGATGTGCAAGTAAAAGCCCAAGAGGAACTAGATAACGTCCTTGGGCCCAGATCACTCCCTAATATGTCCGATAGAGAACGCCTACCCGATATCGGAAATCTTATCCAAGAGGTACTGCGATGGGAACCAGTTGCCCCAACAG GCGTCCCTCATGCCTGCTGCCGGGATGAAAATTACTAA
- a CDS encoding cytochrome P450 family protein has translation MSAQSLQPVQCAAALGAVALAYYLLPYLHDPHEYRRRFSGPLLASLSGWWMSYTCLTKDQNEHIRQLHQKYGTFVRIGPNHISISDPDAMEAVYAHGSGLLKSDFYGGAPGHASNTFVELDKSKHLKLRKRIANIFSQQNVLTFQPRVKKHIAQLCAQLDFRCKEAARGVSGFNWTAYNGSAVVDFCPQLSYLAFDVIGDLAAGASFGLIQAQKDSSPIVGSSDETGQKDEGAVQIPVIAAMASFNTLIVAVQMFPLWARNIVKLLPWYVSGFMKQIGFFGLVAAIIEARLKRGSNEEDGPDFIDKFLEAKNEDGTGMTVDELRSETSVMLLAGSDTSSNTLSSLFYHLAINPDMQRKLQNELDEHLPPVQSEDSDDKSGIVVPPSDIVPDYNDIKNLPYLNACIKEVLRVHSTIGTGLPRIVPEGKTLTVAGQTFKAGSVISVPSYVTNRSDVWGPDASEFRPERWLDENVTSVNKYFVPFSTGPRSCVGRNLAYMNLALITAGLLRRYSIEALPTTKLTVHGTFVREAAHCEVAIKRRD, from the exons ATGTCAGCTCAATCACTTCAGCCTGTCCAATGTGCCGCAGCGCTCGGAGCTGTCGCG CTGGCCTACTACTTGCTCCCATACTTGCATGACCCGCACGAATATCGCCGTCGGTTCTCTGGACCACTACTGGCTAGCTTGAGCGGCTGGTGGATGTCGTATACGTGCTTGACAAAGGATCAAAACGAACACATAAGGCAATTACACCAGAAGTATG GCACATTCGTCAGAATAGGTCCGAATCACATCAGCATATCTGATCCTGACGCGATGGAG GCTGTGTATGCCCATGGAAGCGGCCTTCTCAAGTCGGATTTCTACGGAGGAGCCCCAGGTCACGCTTCGAATACGTTTGTCGAGTTAGACAAGTCCAAGCATCTCA AGCTGCGTAAACGCATTGCAAATATCTTCAGCCAGCAGAACGTCTTGACATTTCAGCCGCGAGTCAAGAAGCATATTGCTCAGCTCTGCGCTCAGCTCGACTTCCGCTGCAAGGAGGCAGCTCGTGGTGTATCTGGCTTCAACTGGACCGCATATAACGGCTCTGCAGTCGTAGACTTTTGCCCGC AGCTTTCGTATCTCGCGTTCGATGTTATTGGCGACCTGGCAGCTGGAGCCTCGTTCGGACTGATCCAGGCTCAGAAGGACTCCTCTCCTATCGTTGGCTCGAGCGACGAGACCGGACAGAAAGATGAGGGAGCGGTCCAAATCCCGGTCATTGCCGCCATGGCCAGCTTCAACACGCTTATAGTCGCAGTGCAGATGTTTCCATTATGGGCGCGTAACATCGTCAAGCTTCTTCCGTGGTACGTCTCCGGGTTCATGAAGCAGATTGGCTTCTTTGGCTTGGTAGCAGCCATAATCGAGGCTCGACTGAAGCGTGGATCGAACGAAGAGGACGGACCCGACTTTATAGACAAGTTCCTGGAGGCTAAGAACGAAGACGGTACTGGGATGACTGTAGATGAGCTACGCTCCGAGACGAGCGTGATGCTCCTTGCTGGAAGCGATACCTCGAGCAA TACTCTCAGCTCGCTGTTCTACCACCTCGCCATAAACCCCGACATGCAGCGCAAGTTGCAGAACGAGCTAGACGAGCATCTGCCACCAGTCCAGTCCGAAGACAGTGACGACAAGAGTGGTATCGTTGTTCCCCCTAGCGACATAGTGCCCGACTACAACGACATCAAAAACCTACCCTATCTCAACGCATGCATCAAAGAAGTCCTTCGCGTACACTCGACCATCGGCACCGGTCTTCCTCGCATTGTTCCTGAAGGAAAGACGCTGACAGTCGCGGGTCAGACGTTCAAGGCGGGAAGCGTGATTAGCGTGCCTTCGTACGTGACCAACAGGTCGGATGTGTGGGGACCGGATGCGTCTGAGTTTCGACCTGAGCGGTGGCTGGATGAGAATGTGACGTCGGTAAACAAGTACTTTGTGCCGTTCTCGACTGGGCCTCG GTCTTGTGTTGGACGGAACTTGGCATATATGAATCTGGCACTGATTACGGCAGGGCTGCTACGGCGCTACTCGATAGAAGCACTTCCCACGACCAAG TTAACGGTGCATGGAACATTCGTGAGAGAGGCGGCGCATTGCGAAGTCGCAATCAAACGCCGCGACTAA
- a CDS encoding carboxyphosphonoenolpyruvate phosphonomutase, whose protein sequence is MLARPGIVVAPGVCDGISARCALEAGFDCLYQSGAATTAAKLGMPDLAIATLPDFVQNATMITGLSYSTPLIADADTGFGGPAMVARTVQMYDRAGVAALHIEDQVQTKRCGHLLGKQVVSTEEFVTRIRAAVQARDAIPGSDIVVIARTDSAQVLGMDEAIRRLQAAASVGADVAFIEGVKTKELLEKTVKALHPTPVLVNVISGGLTPSFTTKEAEEMGAKIIIFSLVSCVAAAHGIREAMALLKKTGTDHTSARGMDPRKFFEVVGLDEVIEVDRRAGGTALSSI, encoded by the exons ATGCTTGCTCGTCCTGGCATTGTAGTCGCCCCTGGCGTTTGCGACGGCATCAGCGCTCGCTGTGCTCTTGAGGCTGGGTTTGACTGTCTCTACCAGAG TGGCGCTGCCACCACGGCTGCTAAGCTTGGCATGCCTGATCTTGCGATTGCCACCCTCCCCGACTTTGTGCAAAATGCCACTATGATTACCGGCTTGAGCTATTCCACCCCACTCATTGCTGATGCGGACACCGGGTTTGGTGGGCCGGCAATGGTAGCTCGTACCGTGCAGATGTATGATCGAGCTGGCGTCGCTGCCCTCCATATTGAGGATCAG GTTCAAACCAAGCGTTGTGGACACTTGTTGGGCAAGCAGGTCGTTTCTACTGAGGAGTTTGTTACTCGCATTCGTGCCGCTGTTCAGGCTCGCGATGCCATTCCTGGAAGCGACATTGTGGTTATCGCTCGCACGGACTCGGCCCAAGTGCTTGGTATGGACGAGGCCATTCGTCGTCTCCAAGCTGCTGCTTCGGTTGGTGCAGACGTCGCATTTATCGAGGGTGTGAAGACCAAGGAACTCCTTGAGAAAACTGTCAAGGCACTCCATCCTACTCCC GTTCTCGTCAACGTAATTTCGGGAGGTCTCACTCCTTCCTTCACAACCAAAGAAGCTGAAGAAATGGGAGCCAAGATTATTATCTTTTCGCTAGTTTCGTGCGTTGCGGCTGCCCATGGAATCCGCGAAGCAATGGCTCTCCTCAAGAAGACCGGCACGGACCATACCTCTGCACGTGGGATGGACCCCCGCAAATTCTTTGAGGTTGTGGGCCTGGACGAAGTGATTGAGGTTGACAGGCGCGCGGGAGGTACAGCGCTTAGCTCCATCTAA